One region of Chlorobiota bacterium genomic DNA includes:
- a CDS encoding T9SS type A sorting domain-containing protein produces MNQFFNLFLKSSIAGLLSVCLLSQPSNAQQTPPKIEWQRSLGGTKGDEATSISQTSDGGYIIAGVSASIDGDVSDHHGSGGFIDSWIVKLTSGGELAWQKSLGGKMTDYAASISQTSDGGYIVAGWSASTDGNVTGNHGGDDYWIVKLTSAGAIEWEKSLGGSGSEIATSITQTGDGGYIVAGWSGSTDGDVTGNHGDNDYWIVKLTSGGAIEWQKSLGGSGVDDAYSITQTRDGGYIVVGWGQSTDGDVTGNAGYSDAWIVKLTGAGGIEWQQPLGGGNHDYGNAIEQTTDGGYIVAGASRSTDGDVSGNHGGYDSWIVKLTSEGVIEWEKSLGGSGDEVASSIAQTSDSGYIVAGWSLSNDGDVSGNRGAYDSWIVKLRSGGEIEWKKSLGGSGEDGASSIAQTSDGGYIVAGGSSSTDGDARGNHGERDFWIVKLAPPNSTGIKPTEPPTPSPWAMNANYPNPFSSTTTITFTVPERSFVRLSVDNEQGVEVARLIEEHLEAGEYRVPFSGEGLASGTYLYRLTSGSTSLVGKMTVVR; encoded by the coding sequence ATGAACCAGTTTTTCAATCTTTTCCTCAAAAGCAGCATTGCGGGATTGCTTAGCGTTTGTCTGCTCTCACAACCTTCCAATGCTCAACAGACCCCTCCAAAAATCGAGTGGCAACGCTCACTCGGTGGCACGAAGGGTGATGAAGCTACTTCCATCTCCCAGACCAGCGATGGTGGGTACATCATTGCCGGAGTGAGTGCTTCCATTGATGGCGATGTTAGCGATCATCATGGATCCGGCGGCTTCATTGATTCCTGGATTGTAAAGCTGACGAGCGGGGGAGAGCTTGCGTGGCAGAAGTCGCTGGGTGGAAAGATGACGGATTATGCTGCTTCCATCTCCCAGACTAGTGATGGCGGGTACATTGTTGCAGGGTGGAGTGCTTCCACTGATGGCAACGTCACCGGGAATCATGGAGGCGATGACTATTGGATCGTGAAGCTGACGAGCGCAGGGGCTATCGAGTGGGAGAAATCGCTGGGTGGGAGCGGTAGCGAGATCGCTACTTCCATCACTCAGACAGGTGACGGTGGGTACATAGTTGCAGGATGGAGCGGGTCCACTGATGGTGATGTCACCGGAAATCATGGAGACAATGACTATTGGATTGTGAAGCTGACGAGCGGAGGGGCGATCGAGTGGCAGAAGTCGTTGGGTGGAAGTGGTGTGGATGATGCATACTCCATCACTCAGACCCGTGACGGTGGGTACATAGTTGTAGGATGGGGTCAATCCACTGATGGTGATGTTACTGGGAATGCGGGTTACTCTGATGCGTGGATCGTGAAGCTGACGGGCGCGGGGGGGATCGAGTGGCAACAACCACTTGGTGGGGGCAACCATGATTATGGCAATGCCATTGAACAGACCACCGACGGTGGGTACATCGTTGCAGGGGCAAGCCGGTCCACAGATGGCGATGTTAGCGGGAATCATGGAGGATATGATTCTTGGATCGTAAAGCTAACGAGTGAGGGGGTGATCGAGTGGGAGAAGTCGCTTGGCGGGAGTGGCGATGAAGTAGCATCCTCCATCGCACAAACCAGTGACAGCGGGTACATAGTTGCAGGATGGAGTTTATCGAATGATGGGGATGTTAGTGGGAATCGTGGAGCGTATGATTCTTGGATCGTGAAGCTGAGGAGTGGAGGGGAAATCGAGTGGAAGAAGTCGCTGGGTGGGAGTGGCGAGGATGGAGCATCCTCCATCGCGCAAACCAGTGACGGTGGGTACATAGTTGCCGGAGGGAGTTCTTCCACTGATGGCGATGCTCGCGGGAATCATGGAGAAAGGGATTTCTGGATCGTAAAACTTGCCCCTCCCAACTCCACCGGGATAAAACCCACCGAGCCTCCCACCCCAAGCCCCTGGGCGATGAACGCCAACTATCCAAACCCATTCTCCAGCACCACCACCATCACGTTCACCGTGCCGGAACGGAGCTTCGTGCGGCTGTCGGTGGATAACGAGCAAGGGGTTGAGGTGGCCCGCTTAATCGAGGAACATCTTGAAGCCGGAGAGTACCGCGTCCCATTCTCGGGGGAGGGCCTTGCCAGCGGAACGTACCTGTACCGTCTAACCTCCGGCAGCACCAGTTTGGTGGGGAAGATGACGGTTGTGCGGTAG
- a CDS encoding T9SS C-terminal target domain-containing protein — MNQFFSFLLKSSIAVFFGVCLLWQPSNAQSIAPTIEWQRSLGGTNSDEATSISQTSDGGYIVAGLSYSIDGDVSDHHGFGGVIDYWIVKLTNAGAMEWEKSFGGSGDDFGTSIVQTTDGGYIVAGWSESADGNVTVNHGKRDFWIVKLTNVGAIEWEKSLGGSGDDVAASILQTTDGGYLVAGRSRSDDGDVIGHHGATDSSDAWIVKLTSAGGMEWQKSLGGSGTDGAASIEQTSDGGYIIAGSSQSTNGDGTGHHGLAEYSDAWIVKLTGAGGIEWQQSLGGSNHDYGNAIEQTTDGGYIVAGSSRSNDGDVSGNRGGGDSWIIKLTSAGAIDWQRSLGGSDADGGTSIKQTADGGYIVAGFSESTDGNATGWHEGMDYLIVKLTNTGVIEWQQLFGGRHDDYAISIKQTTDNGYIVAGYSQSHDGDVTNNHGSAGSSDAWIVKLAPPNSTGVKPTAPPIPNPWAMNANYPNPFSSTTTITFTVPERSFVRLSVDTEQGVEVARLIEEQLEAGEYRVPFSADGLASGTYLYRLSSGSTSLVGKMTIVR, encoded by the coding sequence ATGAATCAGTTTTTCAGTTTCCTCCTCAAAAGCAGCATTGCCGTCTTCTTCGGTGTTTGTCTGCTCTGGCAACCTTCCAATGCTCAAAGCATTGCCCCAACAATCGAGTGGCAACGCTCACTCGGCGGAACGAATAGTGATGAAGCTACTTCCATCTCCCAGACCAGCGACGGCGGGTACATAGTTGCCGGGTTGAGTTACTCCATTGATGGCGATGTTAGCGATCATCATGGATTCGGTGGCGTCATTGATTACTGGATCGTGAAACTCACGAACGCCGGAGCAATGGAGTGGGAGAAATCGTTTGGTGGAAGTGGCGATGACTTTGGAACCTCTATTGTGCAGACCACCGACGGCGGGTACATCGTCGCAGGGTGGAGCGAGTCCGCAGATGGCAACGTTACCGTGAATCATGGAAAACGTGATTTTTGGATTGTGAAGCTGACGAACGTAGGAGCGATCGAGTGGGAGAAATCGCTGGGTGGGAGCGGCGATGATGTAGCTGCTTCAATCTTGCAGACCACGGACGGGGGGTATTTAGTTGCAGGAAGAAGTCGTTCCGATGATGGCGATGTTATTGGGCATCATGGGGCAACGGATTCCTCCGATGCATGGATTGTGAAGCTGACGAGCGCAGGGGGAATGGAGTGGCAGAAGTCGTTGGGTGGAAGTGGCACGGATGGAGCTGCTTCTATCGAACAGACCAGCGATGGCGGGTATATAATTGCAGGATCAAGTCAATCCACTAATGGTGATGGTACTGGTCATCATGGATTAGCGGAGTACTCTGATGCATGGATCGTGAAGCTAACGGGCGCGGGGGGGATCGAGTGGCAACAGTCACTTGGTGGGAGCAACCATGATTATGGCAATGCCATTGAACAGACCACCGACGGTGGGTACATCGTTGCAGGGTCAAGTCGGTCCAATGATGGCGATGTTAGCGGGAATCGTGGGGGAGGTGATTCTTGGATCATAAAGCTCACGAGTGCGGGAGCGATAGATTGGCAACGCTCGCTTGGCGGGAGTGACGCTGATGGCGGTACCTCGATCAAGCAGACGGCTGACGGCGGGTACATAGTTGCCGGATTTAGCGAGTCCACCGATGGCAATGCCACTGGATGGCATGAAGGTATGGATTACTTGATCGTGAAGCTGACAAACACAGGGGTGATCGAGTGGCAGCAGTTGTTTGGTGGAAGGCACGATGATTATGCTATCTCTATCAAGCAGACCACCGACAATGGATATATAGTTGCAGGGTATAGCCAGTCCCATGATGGCGATGTCACCAACAACCATGGATCAGCTGGTTCTTCCGATGCCTGGATCGTAAAACTCGCCCCACCCAACTCAACCGGAGTAAAACCCACCGCCCCTCCCATTCCAAACCCCTGGGCAATGAACGCCAACTATCCCAACCCATTCTCCAGCACCACCACCATCACGTTCACCGTGCCGGAACGGAGCTTCGTGCGGCTGTCGGTGGATACCGAGCAGGGGGTTGAGGTGGCTCGCCTAATCGAGGAACAGCTTGAAGCCGGAGAGTACCGCGTCCCATTCTCGGCGGATGGCCTTGCCAGCGGAACATACCTGTACCGCCTAAGCTCCGGCAGCACAAGTTTGGTGGGGAAGATGACGATTGTGCGGTAG
- a CDS encoding T9SS C-terminal target domain-containing protein translates to MRQLLSLFLRNSIAGLLGVCLLWQSSNAQSIAPTIEWQRSLGGTKGDVATSISQTRDGGYIAAGWSRSTNGDVSGHRGYVDAWIVKLTSGGGIEWEKSLGGSGGDDAYSITQTSDGGYIVAGRSNSTDGDVSGNHGGYDYWIVKLTSGGAIEWQKSLGGSDWDWAHSITQTRDGGYIVAGLSDSNDGDVSGNHGLDDSWIVKLTSGGVIEWQKSLGGSRNDEARSITQTRDGGYIVAGWSYSTDGDVTGNHGGADFWIVKLTSSGGIEWQKSLGGSGDDVAPSIAQTSDGGYIVAGESTSNDGDVSGDHGGEDYWIVKLTSGGEIEWQKLLGGSDFDAAYSITQTRDGGYIVAGSSESTAGDVSGNHGDYDSWIVKLTSGGGIEWEKSLGGSGVDVSRSIIQTGDGWYIVAGESESNDGDVRGHHGVSDYTDCWIVKLTNAGTIEWQKSLGRSLDDIATSIEQTSDAGCIVAGYSSSTDGDVTGHQASTDAWIVKLAPPNSTGVKPTDPPTPSPWAMNANYPNPFSSTTTITFTVPERSFVRLSVDTEQGVEVARLIEEQLEAGEYRVPFSGDGLASGTYLYRLSSGSTSLVGKMTVVR, encoded by the coding sequence ATGCGCCAGCTGCTCAGCCTTTTTCTCAGAAACAGCATTGCGGGATTGCTCGGTGTTTGTCTGCTCTGGCAATCTTCCAATGCTCAAAGCATTGCCCCAACAATCGAGTGGCAACGCTCACTCGGCGGAACGAAGGGTGATGTAGCTACTTCCATCTCTCAGACCAGGGACGGAGGGTACATAGCTGCAGGATGGAGTCGGTCCACCAATGGCGATGTTAGCGGGCATCGTGGATACGTTGATGCTTGGATCGTGAAGCTGACGAGCGGGGGAGGGATCGAATGGGAGAAGTCGCTTGGCGGGAGTGGCGGGGATGATGCATACTCCATCACACAGACCAGTGACGGCGGGTACATAGTTGCAGGACGGAGTAATTCCACTGATGGCGATGTTAGCGGGAATCATGGAGGCTATGACTATTGGATCGTGAAGCTGACGAGCGGTGGGGCGATCGAGTGGCAGAAGTCGTTGGGTGGGAGTGACTGGGATTGGGCACACTCCATCACACAGACCCGTGACGGTGGGTACATAGTTGCAGGATTGAGTGACTCCAATGATGGTGATGTTAGCGGGAATCATGGACTCGATGATTCTTGGATCGTGAAGCTGACGAGCGGAGGAGTTATTGAGTGGCAGAAGTCGCTGGGTGGGAGTCGTAATGATGAGGCACGCTCCATCACACAGACCCGTGACGGCGGGTACATAGTTGCAGGGTGGAGTTATTCCACTGATGGCGATGTCACCGGGAATCATGGGGGAGCAGATTTCTGGATCGTGAAGCTGACGAGTAGTGGGGGGATCGAGTGGCAGAAGTCGCTTGGCGGGAGTGGCGATGATGTAGCACCCTCCATCGCACAAACCAGTGACGGTGGGTACATAGTTGCAGGAGAGAGTACTTCCAATGATGGTGATGTTAGCGGGGATCATGGAGGCGAGGATTACTGGATCGTGAAGCTGACGAGCGGAGGGGAGATTGAGTGGCAGAAGTTGCTTGGTGGGAGTGACTTTGATGCGGCATACTCCATCACACAGACCCGTGACGGAGGGTACATAGTTGCAGGATCGAGTGAGTCCACTGCTGGCGATGTTAGCGGGAATCATGGAGACTATGATTCCTGGATCGTGAAGCTGACGAGCGGGGGAGGGATCGAATGGGAGAAGTCGCTGGGTGGGAGTGGCGTGGATGTGTCACGCTCCATCATTCAGACTGGTGACGGTTGGTACATAGTTGCAGGAGAGAGTGAATCCAATGATGGTGATGTTCGTGGGCATCATGGGGTGTCGGATTACACTGATTGCTGGATCGTCAAACTGACGAACGCAGGAACGATAGAATGGCAAAAATCGCTCGGTAGAAGTCTTGATGATATAGCCACTTCTATCGAACAGACCAGCGACGCTGGATGCATAGTTGCAGGATATAGTTCCTCAACTGACGGCGATGTCACTGGGCATCAAGCATCAACTGATGCCTGGATCGTAAAACTCGCCCCACCCAACTCAACCGGAGTAAAACCCACCGACCCTCCCACCCCAAGCCCGTGGGCAATGAACGCCAACTATCCAAACCCATTCTCCAGCACCACCACCATCACGTTCACCGTGCCGGAGCGGAGCTTCGTTCGGCTGTCGGTGGATACCGAGCAAGGGGTTGAAGTGGCTCGCTTAATCGAGGAACAGCTTGAAGCCGGAGAGTACCGTGTCCCATTCTCGGGGGATGGCCTTGCCAGCGGAACATACCTGTACCGCCTAAGCTCCGGCAGCACAAGTTTGGTGGGGAAGATGACGGTTGTGCGGTGA
- a CDS encoding T9SS C-terminal target domain-containing protein, whose product MNQLLSLFLKSIIGVLFAVALLAQTLNAQQTPPAIEWQKSLGGDDWDVANSIAQTSDGGYIIAGVSFSIDGDVSDHYGGYDYWIVKLTSGGELAWQKALGGNGRDEAASIVQTSDGGYIVAGSSTSNNGDVIRNHGESDYWIVKLTSQGGIQWQKSLGGSDRDNANSIIQTSDGGYIVAGASSSTDGDVTRHSGLLKFYNYWIVKLTSTGAIEWQKALGGGEDDMATSIQQTSDGGYIVAGESRSADGDVSWNHGLDEIADYWIVKLTSLGVIEWEKSLGGTRRDVAYSIKQTSDGGYIVAGSSESKDGDVIGKHKESDAWVVKLTRLGVIEWLQSLGGANNDVATSVEQTRDGGYIVAGSSQSTDGDVIGDNGAAPFDAYWIVKLTSAGVIEWQKSLGGNHADNASSIKQTRDGGYIIAGSSRSTDGDVTGNHGGMDYWIVKLAPSNSTGVKSAEPPTPSPWAINANYPNPFSSTTTITFTVPERSFVRLSVDTEQGVEVARLIEEQLEAGEYRVPFSGDGLASGTYLYRLSSGSTSLVGKMTIVR is encoded by the coding sequence ATGAATCAGCTACTCAGCCTTTTCCTCAAAAGCATCATTGGAGTATTGTTTGCGGTTGCCTTGCTCGCACAAACTTTGAATGCCCAACAGACCCCTCCAGCAATTGAGTGGCAGAAGTCGCTGGGTGGAGATGACTGGGATGTAGCGAACTCCATCGCCCAGACATCTGACGGTGGGTACATCATTGCCGGAGTGAGTTTTTCCATTGATGGCGATGTTAGCGATCATTATGGAGGCTATGACTATTGGATCGTGAAGCTGACGAGCGGGGGAGAGCTTGCGTGGCAGAAGGCACTCGGTGGAAATGGTAGGGATGAGGCTGCTTCCATCGTGCAGACCAGCGATGGCGGCTACATAGTTGCGGGGTCAAGTACTTCCAATAATGGCGATGTTATTAGGAATCATGGAGAAAGTGATTACTGGATCGTGAAGCTAACGAGTCAGGGGGGGATCCAGTGGCAAAAATCACTTGGTGGGAGTGACCGTGATAATGCTAACTCCATTATACAGACCAGCGATGGCGGCTACATAGTCGCAGGGGCAAGTTCTTCTACTGATGGCGATGTCACTAGGCATAGTGGATTATTGAAATTCTATAATTATTGGATCGTGAAACTAACAAGCACAGGGGCGATCGAGTGGCAGAAGGCACTTGGCGGGGGTGAGGATGATATGGCTACTTCTATCCAACAGACCAGCGACGGTGGGTACATAGTTGCTGGGGAGAGCCGTTCCGCTGATGGCGATGTTAGTTGGAATCATGGGCTTGATGAGATTGCTGATTACTGGATTGTGAAGCTAACGAGCTTGGGGGTGATTGAGTGGGAGAAGTCGCTCGGCGGGACTAGAAGAGATGTAGCTTATTCTATTAAGCAGACCAGCGACGGTGGATACATCGTTGCTGGCTCTAGCGAATCCAAGGATGGTGATGTTATTGGGAAACATAAAGAAAGTGATGCTTGGGTAGTGAAGCTAACAAGATTGGGGGTGATCGAATGGCTACAGTCGCTTGGTGGTGCTAACAATGATGTAGCTACTTCTGTCGAACAAACCCGTGACGGCGGGTACATAGTTGCAGGATCAAGCCAATCCACCGATGGGGATGTGATCGGCGATAATGGAGCAGCTCCTTTCGATGCTTACTGGATTGTGAAACTCACAAGTGCAGGGGTGATCGAGTGGCAAAAATCGCTCGGTGGAAATCATGCGGATAATGCTTCCTCCATCAAGCAAACCCGTGACGGCGGATACATAATTGCAGGATCGAGTAGGTCCACTGATGGTGATGTTACTGGGAATCATGGAGGAATGGATTACTGGATCGTAAAACTCGCCCCATCCAACTCAACCGGGGTGAAATCCGCCGAGCCTCCCACCCCAAGCCCTTGGGCAATAAACGCCAACTATCCCAACCCATTCTCCAGCACCACCACCATCACGTTCACCGTGCCGGAACGGAGCTTCGTGCGGCTGTCGGTGGATACCGAGCAAGGGGTTGAAGTGGCTCGCTTAATTGAGGAACAGCTTGAAGCCGGAGAGTACCGTGTCCCATTCTCGGGGGATGGCCTTGCCAGCGGAACATACCTGTACCGCCTAAGCTCCGGCAGCACAAGTTTGGTGGGGAAGATGACGATTGTGCGGTAG
- a CDS encoding T9SS C-terminal target domain-containing protein, whose translation MTQFFSFVLRSSIAVLLGAVLLWQPLHAQQPSPAIEWQKALGGSGNDVAYSITQTSDGGYIVAGYSYSTDGDVSGHHGAANHPDFWIVKLTSGGEIEWQKSLGGSDGDWANSITQTRDGGYIVAGYSNSTNGDVSGNHGGLDYWIVKLTSGGEIEWQKSLGGSGDDWASSITQTSDGGYIVAGRSNSTDGDVSGHHGAANHPDFWIVKLTSGGEIEWQKSLGGSNYDDARSITQTSDGGYIVAGSSGSTDGDVSGNHGGGDSWIVKLTSGGEIEWEKSLGGSNYDDARSITQTSDGGYIVAGVSTSNDGDVSGNYGLFDYWIVKLTSGGGIEWQKSLGGNRDDLASSITQTRDGGYIVAGSSRSTDGDVTGHHGSIDSTDSWIVKLTSGGGIEWEKSLGGSGLDLASSITQTSDGGYIVAGQSTSTDGDVIGNHGGGDFWIVKLTPPNPTGVKPTGLPTPSPWAMNANYPNPFSTTTTITFTVPERSFVRLSVDTEQGVEVARLIEEQLEAGEYRVPFSGDGLASGTYLYRLSSGSTSLVGKMTIVR comes from the coding sequence ATGACCCAGTTCTTCAGCTTTGTGCTCAGAAGCAGCATTGCAGTATTGCTTGGTGCTGTTCTGCTTTGGCAACCTTTGCATGCCCAGCAACCTTCTCCAGCAATCGAGTGGCAGAAGGCGCTGGGTGGGAGTGGCAATGATGTGGCATACTCCATCACCCAGACCAGTGACGGTGGGTACATAGTTGCGGGGTATAGTTATTCTACTGATGGTGATGTTAGCGGGCATCATGGAGCAGCTAATCACCCCGATTTCTGGATTGTGAAGCTGACGAGCGGGGGGGAGATTGAGTGGCAGAAGTCGCTGGGTGGGAGTGACGGTGATTGGGCAAACTCCATCACCCAGACCCGTGACGGCGGGTACATAGTTGCCGGATATAGTAATTCCACTAATGGTGATGTTAGCGGGAATCATGGAGGACTTGATTACTGGATCGTGAAGCTGACGAGCGGGGGGGAGATTGAGTGGCAGAAGTCGCTTGGTGGGAGTGGCGATGATTGGGCATCCTCCATCACACAGACCAGTGACGGCGGGTACATAGTTGCAGGACGGAGTAATTCCACCGATGGTGATGTTAGCGGGCATCATGGAGCAGCTAATCATCCCGATTTCTGGATCGTGAAGCTGACGAGCGGGGGGGAGATTGAGTGGCAGAAGTCGCTGGGTGGGAGTAACTATGATGATGCACGCTCCATCACACAGACCAGTGACGGCGGGTACATAGTTGCAGGATCGAGTGGGTCCACCGATGGTGATGTTAGCGGGAATCATGGAGGCGGTGATTCCTGGATCGTGAAGCTGACGAGCGGGGGGGAGATTGAGTGGGAGAAGTCGCTGGGTGGGAGTAACTATGATGATGCACGCTCCATCACCCAGACCAGTGACGGCGGGTACATAGTTGCAGGAGTGAGTACTTCGAATGATGGTGATGTTAGCGGGAATTATGGATTATTTGATTACTGGATCGTGAAGCTGACGAGCGGGGGAGGGATCGAATGGCAGAAGTCGCTTGGTGGGAATCGCGATGATTTGGCATCCTCCATCACCCAGACCCGTGACGGCGGGTACATAGTTGCAGGATCGAGTCGGTCCACCGATGGTGATGTCACTGGGCATCATGGATCAATTGACTCTACTGATTCCTGGATCGTGAAGCTGACGAGCGGCGGGGGGATCGAGTGGGAGAAGTCGCTGGGTGGGAGTGGCTTGGATTTGGCATCCTCCATCACCCAGACCAGTGACGGCGGGTACATAGTTGCAGGACAGAGTACTTCCACTGATGGTGATGTTATCGGGAATCATGGAGGAGGTGATTTCTGGATCGTAAAACTCACCCCTCCCAATCCAACCGGAGTAAAACCCACCGGCCTCCCCACCCCAAGCCCCTGGGCAATGAACGCCAACTACCCAAACCCATTCTCCACTACTACCACCATCACGTTCACCGTGCCGGAGCGGAGCTTCGTGCGGCTGTCGGTGGATACCGAGCAAGGGGTTGAAGTGGCTCGCCTAATTGAGGAACAGCTTGAGGCTGGAGAGTACCGCGTTCCATTCTCGGGGGATGGCCTCGCCAGCGGAACATACCTGTACCGCCTAAGCTCCGGCAGCACCAGTTTGGTGGGGAAGATGACAATTGTGCGGTAG
- a CDS encoding T9SS type A sorting domain-containing protein — translation MATYSIKQTADGGYIVAGFSESTDGNATGWHEGMDYLIVKLTSTGMIEWQQLFGGRHDDYAISIKQTTDNGYIVAGYSQSHDGDVTDNHGSAGSSDAWIVKLAPPNSTGVKPTAPTTPNPWAMNANYPNPFSTTTTITFTVPERSFVRLSVDNEQGVEVARLIEEQLEAGEYRVPFSGDGLASGTYLYRLSSGSTSLVGKMTIVR, via the coding sequence ATGGCGACTTATTCGATCAAGCAGACGGCTGACGGCGGGTACATAGTTGCCGGATTTAGCGAGTCCACCGATGGCAATGCCACTGGATGGCATGAAGGTATGGATTACTTGATCGTGAAGCTGACAAGCACAGGGATGATCGAGTGGCAGCAGTTGTTTGGTGGAAGGCACGATGATTATGCTATTTCTATCAAGCAGACCACCGACAATGGATATATAGTTGCAGGGTATAGCCAGTCCCATGATGGCGATGTCACCGACAACCATGGATCAGCTGGTTCTTCCGATGCCTGGATCGTAAAACTCGCCCCACCCAACTCCACCGGGGTAAAACCCACCGCCCCTACCACCCCAAACCCGTGGGCAATGAACGCCAACTATCCAAACCCATTCTCCACCACCACCACCATCACCTTCACCGTGCCGGAACGGAGCTTCGTGCGGCTGTCGGTGGATAACGAGCAAGGGGTTGAAGTGGCTCGCCTAATTGAGGAACAACTTGAGGCGGGAGAGTACCGCGTTCCATTCTCGGGGGATGGCCTCGCCAGCGGAACATACCTGTACCGCCTAAGCTCCGGCAGCACCAGTTTGGTGGGGAAGATGACAATTGTGCGGTAG
- a CDS encoding glycosyltransferase, with amino-acid sequence MNKVLIVAYYFPPSGGPGVQRVLKFVQYLRRFNWEPVVLTVRDGNFPARDESLLNEIPEGVKVIRTDIFEPYDLYRKLTGKKQGTAIDVNTIRKEGAKLPFSERLSEFIRATLFIPDARIGWLRHAVRAGMEEIEKGEIKAIYSSSPPYTCSLIARALKRKSKLPWVAGFRDPWTGFITTPDRWAIPAAIDRRLERSVFTEADAVEVAWLGIMNDVLGKYPELPPGKFHHLPNGYDSADIPEVSPAERSDRRFTITYTGSMYGRRNPDAFLKGVESLTARGTIDPATLRLQFIGRFGEEVMEMFRGSSLGEAIEVVGYMPHKESIRRLLLSDAVLLVVDEYEGSDEVVPGKVYEYIGSGRPVLAVAPERSAIAELIAETRSGFVAHQSNVAGIAAAFQQLYQAWSLGQEATTPNQHAIARYERKNVTGELAALLEKVTQ; translated from the coding sequence ATGAACAAAGTTCTGATTGTTGCCTACTACTTCCCCCCTTCTGGCGGGCCGGGGGTTCAGCGGGTGCTGAAGTTCGTGCAGTATCTGCGCCGGTTCAACTGGGAGCCGGTGGTGCTGACGGTCCGCGACGGAAACTTCCCGGCACGGGACGAATCCTTGCTGAACGAAATCCCCGAAGGGGTGAAGGTGATCCGCACCGACATCTTCGAGCCGTACGACCTGTACCGCAAGCTCACGGGGAAAAAGCAAGGCACCGCCATTGACGTAAACACCATCCGAAAAGAAGGGGCGAAGCTCCCGTTTTCCGAGCGGTTGTCGGAGTTTATCCGCGCCACCCTGTTTATCCCCGATGCCAGAATCGGCTGGCTGCGCCACGCGGTTCGGGCGGGGATGGAGGAGATTGAGAAAGGGGAGATCAAGGCCATCTACAGCTCATCGCCGCCGTACACCTGTTCGCTGATTGCGCGGGCGTTGAAGCGAAAAAGCAAGCTCCCCTGGGTGGCGGGATTTCGCGACCCGTGGACGGGGTTTATCACCACGCCGGACCGCTGGGCAATCCCCGCTGCGATTGACCGCCGGTTGGAACGCTCGGTCTTCACCGAGGCCGACGCGGTGGAGGTTGCGTGGCTTGGGATTATGAACGACGTGCTTGGCAAATATCCCGAGCTTCCCCCGGGGAAGTTCCACCACCTTCCCAACGGCTACGACAGTGCCGACATCCCCGAAGTGAGCCCTGCCGAACGGAGCGACCGAAGGTTCACCATCACCTACACCGGCTCGATGTATGGCCGCCGCAATCCCGATGCTTTTTTGAAGGGGGTGGAATCGCTAACCGCCCGCGGAACGATTGACCCCGCAACGTTGCGGCTGCAGTTTATCGGGCGGTTTGGCGAGGAGGTGATGGAGATGTTTCGGGGAAGCAGTTTGGGGGAAGCGATTGAGGTTGTTGGATATATGCCCCACAAGGAGAGCATCCGCCGGCTGCTTCTTTCCGATGCCGTGCTGTTGGTGGTGGATGAGTATGAAGGGAGCGATGAGGTGGTGCCAGGGAAGGTGTATGAGTACATCGGCTCGGGCCGGCCGGTGCTGGCGGTTGCGCCGGAGCGGAGCGCGATTGCGGAGCTTATCGCCGAGACCCGCAGCGGTTTTGTGGCGCATCAATCGAACGTTGCGGGGATTGCTGCGGCCTTCCAGCAGCTTTATCAAGCGTGGTCCTTGGGCCAGGAAGCCACCACCCCAAACCAGCACGCCATTGCCCGCTACGAGCGGAAGAACGTGACAGGCGAATTAGCCGCATTGCTGGAGAAAGTGACACAGTAA
- a CDS encoding NUDIX hydrolase: MLTIDDGQRFFNYRIAGVAIHNGKVLVHRGPGDDFWTLPGGRAEMGETAAETLQREMIEELNTTVEVGEPLWFVENFFEYNNRSFHELGLYFSMTFPPDSPLLELEEGEFQDEIGVRLIFRWQPIEALAQIAIAPTCIAERLPAVGLGFQHIVHRDDASATRG; this comes from the coding sequence ATGCTTACCATTGACGACGGGCAACGATTCTTTAACTACCGCATTGCTGGGGTGGCGATTCACAACGGAAAAGTGCTGGTGCACCGTGGGCCGGGGGATGATTTTTGGACACTTCCAGGAGGGCGGGCCGAGATGGGGGAGACCGCAGCCGAGACGTTGCAGCGCGAAATGATCGAGGAACTGAACACCACGGTGGAGGTTGGCGAACCCCTTTGGTTTGTTGAAAATTTCTTTGAATACAACAACCGATCCTTCCACGAACTTGGGCTGTACTTCTCCATGACCTTCCCCCCTGATTCTCCCTTGTTGGAGCTTGAGGAAGGGGAGTTCCAAGATGAGATTGGGGTGCGCCTTATCTTCCGCTGGCAGCCGATAGAGGCATTGGCGCAGATAGCGATTGCCCCCACGTGCATTGCCGAAAGGCTTCCCGCAGTTGGGCTTGGCTTCCAACACATTGTGCACCGTGATGATGCCAGCGCAACGCGGGGGTGA